The Niastella koreensis GR20-10 genome includes a window with the following:
- a CDS encoding helix-turn-helix transcriptional regulator, with translation MKSYSICVSSTDREEEFKQLALETGGELEEGHTLIRFSNDMGRGKIRTWHLDAGLYMRVWDLYLLRPIDFIKEALPVHITNNGFSLLCIHTPESVELRSINQHQQFNKVRDRRFVLVPDAVTAGFQLNPALPVQLIEFSISGYWIRQQPGYLRIARYFNDGVLDEGNMPVLIETIQSKTGQLAARLIDSVDDPKADATAVFAQGSGTIRDFLTAASREELGKTSNNIDLYYEKIKEAESILLEHLQKTPPRMGMIAKMVALSESTLKRYFKLIYGKSLYDYYLNKKMDLARTILLQKPYSVNEIAELMGYEKVSHFIEIFKKHQGCSPGSINKKKQLENA, from the coding sequence ATGAAAAGCTATTCAATTTGTGTAAGCAGTACTGACCGGGAAGAGGAATTTAAACAACTGGCCCTGGAAACCGGCGGGGAATTAGAAGAAGGCCATACGCTCATCAGGTTTTCGAACGACATGGGGCGGGGAAAAATAAGAACATGGCACCTGGATGCGGGTTTGTATATGCGGGTGTGGGACCTGTACTTATTAAGGCCCATTGATTTTATAAAAGAAGCCTTGCCCGTACATATTACTAATAACGGGTTTAGTTTATTATGCATACATACTCCTGAATCGGTTGAGCTAAGGAGTATTAACCAACACCAGCAATTTAATAAAGTACGTGACAGGCGGTTTGTTCTGGTACCCGATGCGGTAACTGCAGGCTTTCAGTTGAACCCTGCCCTGCCTGTGCAATTGATCGAATTCTCTATTTCGGGCTACTGGATCAGGCAACAACCCGGTTACCTGCGTATTGCCAGGTATTTTAATGATGGAGTTTTAGATGAGGGCAACATGCCGGTATTGATAGAAACTATTCAGTCAAAAACCGGTCAGCTGGCAGCCAGGCTGATAGATAGTGTAGATGATCCTAAAGCCGATGCTACCGCGGTATTTGCCCAAGGTAGCGGAACCATAAGAGATTTTCTAACTGCTGCATCAAGAGAGGAATTGGGAAAAACGAGCAACAATATTGATCTCTATTATGAGAAAATAAAAGAAGCAGAGAGTATCTTGCTTGAGCATTTACAAAAGACGCCACCGCGCATGGGCATGATCGCTAAAATGGTAGCATTAAGCGAATCAACATTGAAGCGATACTTCAAACTTATTTATGGTAAAAGTTTGTACGACTATTATTTAAATAAGAAAATGGATTTGGCCCGAACGATCCTGTTGCAGAAACCCTATTCTGTAAATGAAATTGCAGAACTGATGGGCTATGAAAAAGTGAGCCATTTTATTGAGATCTTTAAAAAACATCAGGGCTGCTCACCGGGTAGTATCAACAAGAAGAAACAATTGGAAAACGCGTAG
- a CDS encoding integrin alpha gives MKSNFYTLVVLAIALPLSAVHAQTSSNDISSDWYNQALKSIQQLESQIKPVSGTGDYSAANIPGHTGFYISPLGYKVTPTGKSNWEVAFNLKGIGRSSIQWTPDQSCAVTQTPNELQYQFNNVAIQYINNNDGLRQNFWVNRKMPGSGALTVSIEPATELQPRLLSSNSLAFFNAAGKMLLAYEDLQVWDANHKPLPAAMHFTNGLLTIEVDDSQAAYPVTIDPLNKTPEWNTSADGLISGLTSLQINSSLYGYAVTGLGDVNGDGYGDAAVSAPALTNIFSGNGSLASVGAVFVFYGSPTGLSTTPAKTLQPNTAVAGALFGMSVDAGDVTGDGINDIIVGAPLDSYTATTSGLITSATVKAGKVYIFPGGNTAATNPTNFLEIKLDGSGFFSTGVAGLLASNVSVNALFGFSVAAVGDLDGDNKSDIVVGAPAYLGPGLGAVQSGGAFVFYTKSLSNPVSLQTPSPSLLGLVNLPLLGHSGLLFGFSVDGAGDYNNDGIPDVVVGAPAGIDLSSLGGVLNGQVLGGTAYVFYGNGSGVTNTAGTMLKSSTNSLLGNAANLFGYKVRGLKNLSGLRNGSIAIGAPLGGLLPNSLSLTIQTGGVHIFKKKTSSPGATVLSDQVIESPRSTSLLNILNSLQVNALFGAAIDNAYDVNCDGYTDIVVGEPLSSGATLAQLQANAVGGAAYVFLGNSGGTFAPTPQYTTSVSLGTDFLSVNAVSLYGYSVAGVPDTRG, from the coding sequence GTGAAGTCAAATTTTTACACACTTGTGGTGCTAGCTATTGCATTGCCCTTATCTGCCGTACATGCACAAACCTCTTCCAATGATATTTCATCCGACTGGTATAACCAGGCATTAAAAAGCATACAGCAACTAGAATCTCAAATAAAACCGGTGTCAGGAACCGGTGATTACAGCGCAGCCAACATACCTGGCCACACCGGTTTTTATATTTCTCCCCTTGGCTATAAAGTAACCCCAACGGGAAAAAGTAACTGGGAAGTTGCTTTCAACCTTAAAGGTATTGGTCGCTCCAGCATTCAATGGACGCCCGATCAAAGCTGTGCGGTCACTCAAACACCAAACGAGTTACAATACCAATTCAATAATGTAGCTATTCAATACATTAATAATAACGATGGCTTACGCCAGAACTTTTGGGTAAACAGGAAAATGCCAGGCAGTGGCGCCTTAACGGTATCCATTGAACCTGCTACTGAATTGCAGCCCCGGTTGCTAAGCAGTAACAGCCTGGCTTTTTTTAATGCTGCCGGCAAAATGTTGCTGGCTTACGAGGATCTGCAGGTATGGGATGCCAATCATAAACCCCTGCCCGCAGCGATGCATTTTACTAATGGTTTACTCACCATTGAAGTGGATGACAGCCAGGCTGCTTATCCCGTAACTATTGATCCGCTGAATAAAACGCCCGAATGGAATACCTCAGCAGATGGGTTAATAAGTGGTCTTACCTCCCTGCAAATAAACTCTTCATTATATGGCTACGCAGTAACAGGTTTGGGCGATGTGAATGGTGACGGGTATGGTGACGCTGCGGTCAGCGCGCCAGCCCTCACCAATATCTTCAGTGGCAACGGTTCGCTGGCCAGTGTAGGCGCCGTATTTGTTTTTTACGGTTCACCCACAGGTTTATCAACCACGCCCGCCAAAACCCTGCAACCGAACACAGCGGTGGCCGGTGCGCTTTTTGGAATGAGCGTTGACGCAGGCGATGTTACCGGCGATGGCATTAATGACATTATTGTTGGCGCTCCCCTTGATTCATATACCGCCACCACTTCAGGCTTAATAACATCGGCTACGGTGAAGGCTGGAAAGGTATACATCTTCCCCGGTGGAAATACCGCAGCCACCAACCCAACCAACTTTCTTGAAATAAAATTAGACGGCTCAGGGTTTTTCAGTACGGGCGTTGCCGGTCTATTGGCCAGCAATGTATCGGTCAATGCCCTTTTTGGCTTCTCTGTTGCCGCCGTTGGCGACCTCGACGGTGATAATAAATCAGATATTGTGGTAGGCGCTCCTGCATACCTTGGCCCTGGTTTAGGAGCCGTTCAAAGTGGTGGGGCCTTTGTGTTTTACACCAAAAGCCTTTCTAATCCTGTATCATTACAAACACCTTCTCCCTCTTTATTAGGGCTCGTAAATCTTCCTTTGCTGGGACACAGCGGTTTGCTGTTTGGGTTTAGTGTTGATGGCGCTGGTGATTATAATAACGATGGAATTCCCGATGTGGTGGTAGGCGCTCCGGCCGGTATTGATCTGTCGTCACTGGGCGGCGTACTGAACGGCCAGGTTTTAGGTGGGACAGCGTATGTTTTTTACGGGAACGGATCGGGTGTTACCAACACAGCCGGTACCATGTTGAAATCAAGTACTAATAGTTTATTGGGCAATGCCGCCAACCTGTTTGGCTATAAAGTAAGAGGCTTAAAAAATCTGAGTGGCCTTCGTAACGGCAGTATTGCCATTGGCGCTCCCCTTGGCGGCTTATTGCCTAATTCCCTTAGCCTTACCATTCAAACCGGTGGGGTGCACATCTTCAAAAAGAAAACCAGCTCACCCGGCGCCACTGTACTCAGCGACCAGGTGATTGAATCGCCCCGCTCAACCAGCCTGCTGAATATCCTGAATTCCCTGCAGGTGAATGCATTGTTTGGCGCCGCCATCGATAATGCGTACGATGTAAACTGCGACGGTTATACGGACATAGTAGTGGGCGAACCTTTATCATCTGGCGCCACTTTAGCTCAATTACAGGCAAATGCCGTGGGTGGCGCAGCCTATGTATTCCTGGGCAATTCTGGTGGCACCTTTGCCCCAACGCCTCAATACACCACTTCAGTTAGTTTGGGTACCGACTTCCTTTCCGTAAATGCCGTGTCGTTATATGGTTATAGTGTGGCCGGCGTACCCGATACCCGTGGGTAG
- a CDS encoding T9SS type A sorting domain-containing protein: protein MNLGSTLGLLTNFLAGDNGPGKSFLFNANLCGTNTLPITLVEFKGQEKDATTISLSWKTSNEINFNRFEVEKSTDGVHFTSIGLVFPWEDANHIDYAFNDKNVTPGANYYRLKMIDNDAAYKYSSTLKFSVAETAGARIAIAPNPVVDKINVQLTGLSENTYRMELRSITGQKFAEKTINITRYSQTENLPRTVSMTPGIYFLTVYDKNFKKVASNRIIIL, encoded by the coding sequence TTGAACCTCGGCAGTACGCTTGGACTGTTAACTAACTTTCTGGCCGGTGACAACGGACCTGGTAAAAGCTTTTTGTTCAATGCCAACCTGTGCGGCACCAACACGCTGCCTATTACGCTGGTAGAATTTAAAGGGCAGGAAAAAGACGCCACAACGATCAGCCTCAGCTGGAAAACCAGCAACGAAATAAACTTCAATCGCTTTGAGGTAGAGAAAAGCACCGACGGCGTACACTTTACATCCATTGGACTGGTGTTCCCCTGGGAAGACGCCAACCACATCGACTACGCATTTAACGACAAAAACGTAACTCCCGGAGCTAACTATTACCGGTTAAAAATGATAGATAACGATGCAGCTTACAAGTATTCCAGCACGCTTAAATTCTCTGTGGCCGAAACAGCTGGTGCAAGAATTGCTATCGCGCCAAATCCTGTTGTCGACAAAATCAATGTACAACTAACAGGGCTAAGTGAAAATACCTACCGGATGGAATTACGCAGTATAACCGGACAAAAATTTGCAGAAAAAACAATTAACATTACCCGATACAGCCAAACAGAAAACCTTCCGCGGACTGTCTCCATGACACCAGGGATATATTTTCTAACTGTATACGATAAGAATTTTAAGAAAGTAGCTTCGAACAGGATTATTATTCTTTAG
- a CDS encoding glycoside hydrolase family 5 protein, with the protein MNQGLNRRTFLRNVGLAAAGALAGCNKVLPEIAAVTNKNNIGSTTTDATSNIIAPLKKIPEWRGFNISDYFQPDPWYVGENTPEELFKYVADWGFDFIRLPVAYPNYLDLAAGQQNINAGDVYKIDETKADKIQNTIYLAQKYNLHVSLNLHRAPGYCVSAGYHEPYNLWTQQDAQDAFVYHWSYWAKRFKNMSTQKISFDLVNEPCYREDVNNTSSKTTAVPGATYRTVAQAATLAIRKENANFYVIADGNNGATDPVSELADLNIAQSCRGYVPYEITHYKAPWVFPDPAYQPIPVWPGEMGGRYYSRATMEEYYKPWIDLAKSGVGVHCGECGAWKETPHDVFLAWFGDVLDILTSNGIGFALWDLKGEFGILNSNRSDIQYEDWYGYKLDRSLLALMQSKK; encoded by the coding sequence ATGAATCAAGGCCTGAACCGCCGGACATTCTTACGGAATGTTGGGCTGGCTGCTGCGGGTGCATTGGCAGGATGCAATAAAGTATTACCCGAAATTGCAGCAGTTACAAATAAGAATAACATTGGTAGCACTACTACCGACGCCACCAGCAATATCATTGCTCCTCTTAAAAAGATCCCCGAATGGCGCGGCTTTAACATCTCCGATTATTTTCAGCCAGATCCCTGGTATGTAGGGGAAAACACCCCGGAAGAGTTGTTTAAATATGTGGCCGACTGGGGCTTCGATTTCATTCGTTTGCCCGTTGCTTATCCCAACTATCTTGACCTGGCAGCTGGTCAGCAAAACATCAATGCCGGTGATGTATATAAGATAGATGAAACCAAAGCCGACAAAATACAGAATACAATTTACCTGGCGCAGAAGTATAACCTGCATGTGAGCCTTAACCTGCATCGTGCCCCCGGTTATTGTGTAAGCGCGGGCTATCACGAACCGTATAATTTGTGGACGCAGCAGGATGCGCAGGACGCATTTGTTTATCACTGGAGCTATTGGGCAAAACGCTTTAAGAATATGTCCACCCAAAAGATCAGCTTCGACCTGGTGAATGAACCCTGTTACCGGGAAGATGTGAACAATACTTCTTCAAAGACCACAGCCGTACCTGGCGCTACTTATCGCACCGTAGCACAGGCAGCAACCCTGGCCATTCGTAAAGAGAATGCGAATTTTTATGTGATTGCCGATGGCAACAATGGAGCTACCGATCCGGTGTCTGAACTGGCAGATCTTAACATTGCACAAAGCTGTCGCGGTTATGTACCGTATGAGATCACGCACTACAAAGCACCCTGGGTGTTTCCCGATCCTGCATACCAGCCAATACCTGTATGGCCCGGCGAAATGGGCGGCAGGTATTACAGCAGGGCAACTATGGAAGAATATTACAAACCATGGATTGACCTGGCAAAAAGTGGCGTAGGGGTGCATTGCGGTGAGTGCGGCGCCTGGAAGGAAACGCCACATGATGTATTCCTCGCCTGGTTTGGTGATGTGCTGGATATTCTTACCTCAAACGGAATTGGCTTTGCCCTGTGGGACCTGAAAGGTGAATTCGGCATCCTGAATTCAAACCGTTCCGATATTCAGTATGAAGACTGGTATGGTTACAAGCTGGACAGGTCGTTGCTGGCGTTGATGCAGAGTAAGAAATAA